From one Phorcysia thermohydrogeniphila genomic stretch:
- a CDS encoding PilN domain-containing protein produces the protein MLRFNFADVKESRLEKYLKPDVIFAVLIVFLALAVGALMESNLKEEVSVVKSRIAQLEAEKKRLRKIEKQEKVLREKQQELERKLAIVRELSERRKVPAFLYFFADPENMQGVWLTSLAVKGNQLELEGNCKTLEEMYRFIDKVDRKLGTVTFKEAKLETFEEEKLNFKVNYYNFSLSAELKNGVSN, from the coding sequence ATGCTAAGGTTTAACTTTGCTGATGTTAAAGAGTCACGCCTTGAAAAGTACCTAAAGCCGGATGTTATCTTTGCGGTACTTATCGTGTTTCTTGCATTAGCAGTAGGCGCTTTGATGGAGAGCAACCTAAAAGAGGAAGTATCTGTAGTGAAGAGCAGAATAGCCCAGTTAGAGGCTGAGAAGAAGCGACTGAGGAAAATAGAAAAGCAGGAAAAAGTCCTCCGGGAAAAGCAGCAGGAGCTTGAGAGGAAACTTGCTATCGTTCGTGAGCTTAGTGAAAGGAGAAAAGTTCCCGCTTTCCTCTACTTCTTCGCTGACCCTGAGAACATGCAGGGGGTTTGGTTAACTTCTTTAGCTGTAAAAGGCAATCAGCTTGAACTGGAAGGAAACTGCAAAACCTTAGAGGAAATGTACCGCTTTATAGATAAAGTTGACAGAAAGTTAGGAACGGTAACTTTCAAAGAAGCGAAGTTGGAAACTTTTGAGGAGGAGAAGCTCAACTTTAAGGTAAATTACTACAACTTTAGCTTGAGTGCGGAGCTAAAAAATGGAGTTTCTAATTAG
- the gspE gene encoding type II secretion system ATPase GspE: MLSEREFIERLKKRGLIPQKAGSKFRDLVGIVKWSSPEIKELFKEAGIPFLEKLPEIEREVLSRVPSLFLRRERIIPLKEGEHYVEVATDNPFNFEGLKKLEWMFSKPVKAFVVPFDEINAFLMEGEESEEQEQEEFEEVLGEDILASTEEAPTVQFINDILMTALRVRASDIHFEPFKDRMRIRFRVDGVLKTFREIPVSKVPAVVSRLKIMANLDIAEKRLPQDGRIMVRVGGKEVDIRVSTLPTYFGERVVLRLLSKESILYSTKELGLLEEDYRLFEKLIHTPHGIVLVTGPTGSGKTTTLYAALSEINNEEINIITVEDPVEYQLDGISQVQVKPDIGLTFASALRSILRQDPDVIMIGEIRDVETAEIAIQAALTGHLVFSTLHTNDAASSVTRLLDMGIEPFLVASSVVGVIAQRLVRKVCPYCKEEYTPTFEELRELGIENFKGSFYRGKGCENCMGTGYLGRTAIYEILLVDSAVRRAILDNRDSDEIKKLAVDRGMKTLRVDGAEKVKMGITTPEEVLRVTRG; the protein is encoded by the coding sequence ATGTTAAGTGAGAGGGAGTTTATTGAGAGATTAAAGAAAAGGGGACTTATCCCGCAGAAAGCAGGCAGTAAGTTCAGAGATTTGGTGGGGATTGTTAAGTGGAGCTCCCCCGAAATCAAGGAGCTCTTTAAAGAAGCTGGCATCCCGTTCCTTGAAAAGCTTCCAGAAATAGAAAGAGAAGTTCTCTCTAGGGTTCCTTCCCTTTTCCTGAGGAGAGAGAGGATTATTCCCTTAAAAGAAGGAGAACATTACGTAGAAGTTGCCACCGATAACCCTTTCAACTTTGAAGGGCTTAAGAAGCTTGAGTGGATGTTCTCAAAGCCTGTAAAAGCCTTTGTAGTTCCCTTTGACGAAATTAACGCCTTTCTGATGGAAGGAGAGGAATCGGAAGAACAGGAACAGGAAGAGTTTGAAGAAGTTCTTGGCGAGGACATACTCGCTTCTACGGAAGAAGCCCCTACCGTTCAGTTTATAAACGATATTCTTATGACTGCCCTTAGAGTAAGGGCGAGTGACATTCACTTTGAGCCTTTTAAGGACAGAATGAGGATTCGTTTTAGAGTAGACGGTGTCCTTAAAACTTTCAGAGAGATTCCAGTTTCAAAAGTGCCGGCAGTTGTTTCAAGGCTAAAGATAATGGCGAACCTTGACATTGCGGAAAAGCGCCTTCCTCAGGACGGAAGGATAATGGTAAGGGTAGGGGGAAAAGAGGTTGATATAAGGGTTTCTACACTCCCGACCTACTTTGGAGAGAGGGTGGTTTTAAGACTCCTCTCAAAGGAGAGCATTCTCTACTCTACAAAAGAGCTGGGGCTTCTTGAGGAAGACTACAGGCTGTTTGAAAAGTTAATCCACACTCCCCACGGGATAGTCCTTGTAACGGGACCTACAGGCTCAGGTAAAACCACAACTCTCTATGCCGCCCTTTCTGAGATAAACAACGAGGAAATTAACATCATAACGGTTGAAGACCCTGTTGAGTACCAGCTTGACGGTATCTCTCAGGTTCAGGTGAAACCCGACATTGGGCTGACCTTCGCGAGCGCTTTGAGGAGCATCTTAAGGCAGGACCCCGACGTAATAATGATTGGTGAAATCCGCGACGTTGAAACGGCCGAAATTGCCATTCAAGCTGCTCTTACTGGCCACTTGGTCTTTTCAACCCTCCACACAAACGATGCGGCCTCTTCCGTTACAAGGCTCCTTGATATGGGAATTGAACCTTTCTTAGTCGCCTCTTCCGTTGTAGGGGTTATCGCTCAGCGCCTTGTTAGGAAGGTGTGCCCCTACTGTAAGGAAGAATACACCCCGACCTTTGAAGAGCTCCGAGAGCTCGGAATTGAAAACTTTAAGGGTTCTTTCTATAGAGGGAAGGGCTGTGAGAACTGTATGGGAACGGGTTATCTCGGGAGAACTGCAATTTACGAGATACTGCTCGTGGATAGTGCTGTAAGGAGGGCGATTCTTGATAACAGGGACTCTGACGAGATAAAGAAGCTTGCCGTTGACAGGGGAATGAAGACGCTGAGGGTGGACGGTGCTGAAAAAGTTAAAATGGGGATAACAACTCCGGAAGAGGTTCTGAGAGTTACGAGAGGGTAA
- a CDS encoding type 4a pilus biogenesis protein PilO has protein sequence MEFLISLYERWLEIPRWQKWLIISAIGAIIFALLYYIRIVPLQDTLEAEKRRMESLSLVVNRLKTIERRKLDLEKTIRKLERRIEQIESELPSGREDVSRIIKSISDADSGVQVVSIERGAPVEKKYYVEVPYSLKLKATYPEFLSWCEKLSRANRILNFGDLSLKAIEVDEKDKKLEDERYTTLVELQIKAFNLKR, from the coding sequence ATGGAGTTTCTAATTAGCCTTTACGAGCGTTGGTTGGAAATTCCACGGTGGCAGAAGTGGCTAATCATCTCTGCTATAGGAGCGATTATCTTTGCTTTACTTTACTACATTCGCATCGTTCCCCTTCAGGATACCTTAGAGGCTGAAAAGAGGAGAATGGAATCCCTCTCTTTAGTTGTTAACAGGCTTAAGACTATAGAGAGAAGGAAGCTTGACCTTGAGAAGACTATCCGGAAACTTGAAAGGAGAATTGAACAGATAGAGTCTGAGTTGCCTTCCGGTAGGGAAGATGTGAGCAGAATTATAAAGTCCATCTCCGATGCTGACAGCGGCGTTCAGGTTGTCAGTATTGAGAGGGGAGCTCCCGTAGAAAAGAAGTACTACGTGGAAGTCCCTTACTCCCTCAAACTGAAGGCTACCTATCCCGAGTTCCTCTCTTGGTGCGAAAAACTTTCAAGAGCAAACAGAATCTTAAACTTTGGGGACCTCTCTTTAAAGGCGATAGAAGTTGACGAAAAAGATAAAAAGTTGGAAGACGAGAGGTACACAACTTTAGTTGAACTTCAAATAAAAGCCTTTAACCTAAAGAGGTAG
- the pilM gene encoding type IV pilus assembly protein PilM, protein MKWLIRFLKGGGYHLPAIDIGTYSLKLVQLEKKKNAFKPVVYGELVYDEQVFAGTEIIDRFVLANYIRQLIEENNVSERDVAIHVPLAACFYSVISIPSSKNPEEAVMNYMQSIITPEELSQVKIDYKILPISIEQDTVDIAIAAVKKDFLDERISVLTHAGLNPVVIDIEPAAINNQFYLNHPESTNVPVCIVDIGASFTKIVISFGGYPYTTRNLELGGFSITEQLQKEFMLSMEDAEELKRGNNVKEITYEEAFERVITKSIKKIATETMWTIENFKDRFNLDVDTIYLYGGSSKIRGLVEEFRMLTGKDVLVGFPFSFAGIAGYEEYEVAVGLSLRYKGDSNAKV, encoded by the coding sequence ATGAAGTGGTTAATAAGGTTCTTGAAGGGAGGAGGATATCACCTTCCGGCTATTGATATAGGTACTTACAGCCTCAAACTTGTTCAACTTGAGAAGAAAAAGAACGCTTTTAAGCCTGTCGTTTACGGAGAGCTTGTATACGATGAGCAGGTCTTTGCAGGAACAGAAATAATTGATAGATTTGTCCTTGCTAACTACATAAGACAGCTCATTGAAGAGAACAACGTAAGTGAGCGGGATGTTGCTATTCACGTTCCACTCGCTGCCTGCTTTTACAGCGTTATAAGTATTCCCTCTTCAAAAAATCCGGAAGAAGCCGTAATGAACTATATGCAGAGCATAATCACGCCGGAAGAACTCTCTCAGGTTAAGATAGACTACAAAATACTTCCAATTTCCATAGAACAGGATACAGTTGACATAGCAATAGCGGCCGTTAAAAAGGACTTTCTTGACGAGAGGATATCCGTTCTAACCCACGCAGGTCTTAATCCCGTTGTTATAGACATAGAGCCTGCAGCTATAAATAACCAGTTCTACCTCAACCATCCAGAGAGCACGAATGTTCCTGTCTGCATAGTTGACATAGGAGCTTCTTTTACGAAGATAGTGATTAGTTTTGGGGGATACCCTTACACGACGAGGAACTTGGAGCTCGGAGGGTTTTCCATAACAGAGCAACTTCAAAAAGAGTTTATGCTCAGTATGGAGGATGCAGAAGAGCTTAAGAGGGGGAACAACGTTAAGGAAATCACTTATGAGGAGGCCTTTGAAAGAGTTATCACAAAGTCCATTAAAAAGATAGCTACCGAAACCATGTGGACCATAGAGAACTTTAAAGACAGATTTAACTTAGACGTTGATACCATTTACCTCTACGGTGGTTCTTCAAAAATTAGGGGACTTGTTGAAGAGTTCAGGATGCTAACGGGGAAGGATGTTCTGGTGGGCTTTCCCTTTAGTTTTGCCGGGATAGCGGGTTACGAGGAGTACGAGGTTGCTGTTGGACTAAGCCTAAGGTATAAGGGTGACAGCAATGCTAAGGTTTAA
- the gspD gene encoding type II secretion system secretin GspD codes for MRKTVIALFVSLFSLSPLVSLAQPPESVQINFDSVDIQDFTKVVSQAIGKNFIIPPTLKGKITVISPKPIPKKELFNLYVAALDELGYQVVDYGSYVKVIRNRNAPKESADVKSGKVDGGDKILTYIIVPEHLQVTPIQNLVRNLLSPVGRVSFVRDANAIVVTDKEKNIHRIETVIRRIDRAPVKMEITSFEFKNGKAKDAERVLRALLDKTFAFDIAKVLPIPGRDYYHFAVDERTNTLYLVGTRKVIEEVASLVKKLDKPLNVEEGNIHIIRLRYAFAEDMAKVLDSLFKGNAKKSVGLTGEVKVVADKSSNSLIVLSSPNDFKVVKEVVASIDIKRPQVFVEVQIVEMSMDKLLQLGVEWKFLSRGELVPFGGSLYGNLPLQEGYPTASPGLLLGLAKWRNGMPDIGLLLNAYAKEGGVNVIATPQILTLDNEEAEINITKVIPYSTGVKYDANNNPVISYDYKDVGITLKITPHITASGEVRLKIYEKVEDVVGYANADQTAPITSKREARTTVDVQDGQTLVIGGLIKSKKLTTVERVPILGNLPIIGNLFKKTGHQIEKTNLLVFITPRIVRSREEENQLTKDRLKLYYENIRKIQESRKGITSDIKGFGEFQMGEGLRVDVK; via the coding sequence ATGAGGAAAACTGTAATTGCACTTTTCGTCTCTCTCTTTTCGCTCTCACCCCTTGTTTCTTTGGCACAGCCTCCTGAGAGCGTTCAGATAAACTTTGACTCGGTTGACATTCAGGATTTTACGAAAGTGGTAAGTCAAGCTATCGGCAAGAACTTCATAATACCTCCAACTTTAAAGGGGAAAATTACGGTTATTTCCCCAAAGCCGATTCCTAAAAAAGAGCTCTTTAACCTCTACGTTGCAGCTTTAGATGAGCTCGGGTATCAGGTGGTTGATTACGGAAGCTACGTAAAGGTAATCAGGAACAGGAACGCTCCTAAGGAGAGTGCTGACGTTAAGTCGGGAAAAGTGGACGGGGGAGACAAAATACTTACCTACATCATAGTTCCCGAGCACTTGCAGGTTACGCCGATTCAAAACCTTGTTAGGAATCTACTCTCTCCTGTAGGTAGGGTAAGCTTTGTTAGGGATGCAAACGCAATTGTCGTAACGGATAAAGAGAAGAACATCCACAGGATAGAGACGGTTATAAGGAGGATTGACAGAGCTCCCGTCAAGATGGAGATAACTTCTTTTGAGTTTAAGAACGGTAAGGCCAAAGACGCAGAGAGGGTCTTGAGAGCTCTCCTTGATAAGACCTTTGCCTTTGACATTGCAAAAGTCCTTCCGATTCCCGGAAGGGATTACTACCACTTTGCCGTAGATGAGAGGACGAACACTCTCTACCTTGTTGGAACTCGCAAAGTTATTGAAGAGGTAGCTTCCCTCGTTAAGAAACTTGACAAGCCCTTAAACGTTGAGGAAGGGAACATTCACATTATAAGGCTTAGGTACGCCTTTGCCGAGGATATGGCGAAGGTTCTTGATAGCCTCTTTAAGGGAAACGCTAAAAAGAGCGTGGGCCTAACTGGTGAGGTAAAGGTCGTTGCGGATAAATCCAGTAACTCGCTAATAGTTCTTTCCTCCCCGAACGACTTTAAGGTGGTGAAGGAAGTTGTTGCGAGCATAGACATAAAGAGGCCACAGGTCTTTGTTGAGGTTCAAATAGTTGAGATGTCTATGGACAAGCTCCTCCAGCTTGGCGTTGAGTGGAAGTTCCTCTCCCGTGGAGAGCTTGTTCCCTTTGGAGGAAGCCTTTACGGTAACCTGCCCCTGCAGGAAGGATATCCTACAGCTTCTCCGGGGCTTCTCCTTGGACTTGCCAAGTGGAGAAACGGTATGCCGGATATTGGTCTCCTCCTTAACGCCTACGCTAAGGAAGGTGGAGTTAACGTTATAGCTACTCCCCAGATTCTCACCCTTGATAACGAGGAAGCAGAGATTAATATCACCAAAGTAATTCCCTACTCAACCGGGGTTAAGTACGACGCAAACAACAATCCCGTTATCAGCTACGACTACAAGGACGTTGGTATAACTCTTAAGATTACTCCCCACATAACAGCCTCCGGAGAGGTCAGGCTAAAGATTTACGAAAAAGTAGAGGATGTAGTAGGCTACGCAAACGCCGACCAGACAGCTCCCATTACGTCAAAGAGGGAGGCGAGGACCACAGTTGACGTTCAGGATGGACAGACCCTCGTTATAGGTGGACTTATAAAGAGTAAAAAACTAACAACGGTTGAAAGAGTCCCTATTCTTGGTAACCTGCCTATAATAGGAAACCTCTTTAAGAAGACGGGACACCAGATTGAGAAGACGAACCTCCTCGTTTTTATTACGCCAAGGATAGTTAGGAGCAGGGAGGAGGAGAACCAGCTTACAAAGGATAGGTTAAAACTCTACTACGAGAACATAAGGAAAATTCAGGAGTCCAGAAAGGGTATAACCTCGGACATAAAGGGCTTTGGAGAATTTCAGATGGGAGAGGGTCTAAGAGTAGATGTTAAGTGA
- a CDS encoding type II secretion system F family protein codes for MAVFSYKGVDRKGKEVKGVVEASSRAGAIEKLKSRGIFPYEVKEEKEKKKSFVQFSLRKGLSDKELLIFFRTLAAMLEAGIPLTDAITAFSRDVDSKGKEVFLTRLTGALKEGKSFKEALELAGITDPVVLSLVQAGEKGGMLPRSLKTIAQILERKEEIKHLLVSALIYPTVLILVALGTVVFMMVTVIPKVTSIYKSVKLSLPLSTRITLGVSNFLIEHYALLVVSIFVVFSAYVFLSKKLKNQLDKLKLRLPVVGKFLFYIEIQRFLEILGSLVSSGIPIVEAIPVAAGAVKNSYIAGLIFEVKEEIKKGIPFHRSFSSAFPRSYSLVIHLIKTGEETGLFGEMLLRASHFIQEEIKIKLNNLTSLLEPAMMLLVGLIIGFIVYSLLLPVVSISTITGIRG; via the coding sequence ATGGCAGTTTTTAGTTATAAAGGTGTTGATAGGAAGGGAAAAGAAGTAAAAGGGGTAGTAGAGGCTTCTTCCCGTGCCGGAGCGATAGAGAAGTTAAAGTCCCGAGGTATATTCCCTTACGAGGTTAAGGAGGAGAAGGAAAAGAAGAAATCTTTTGTGCAGTTCTCTTTACGGAAAGGACTTTCTGATAAGGAGCTCCTCATTTTCTTCAGAACCCTCGCTGCCATGCTGGAGGCAGGAATACCCCTTACTGACGCAATTACGGCCTTTTCCCGCGACGTAGATTCTAAGGGGAAGGAAGTCTTCCTGACGAGGTTAACGGGAGCTCTGAAAGAGGGAAAAAGCTTCAAAGAGGCCTTGGAGCTTGCCGGAATTACCGACCCCGTGGTCCTTAGCTTGGTTCAGGCAGGAGAAAAAGGAGGAATGCTGCCAAGGAGTCTGAAAACTATTGCTCAAATCTTGGAGAGGAAAGAAGAAATCAAGCACCTCTTAGTAAGTGCCCTGATTTACCCTACAGTTCTCATTCTGGTTGCCCTTGGCACGGTCGTTTTTATGATGGTAACGGTGATTCCCAAAGTCACTTCCATATACAAATCCGTTAAGCTGAGCTTGCCGCTTAGCACGAGGATTACCCTCGGCGTAAGCAACTTTCTAATTGAGCACTACGCCCTTTTGGTAGTCTCTATTTTTGTTGTTTTTTCCGCTTACGTTTTCCTAAGTAAAAAGCTGAAAAATCAACTTGATAAACTTAAACTCCGATTGCCCGTTGTCGGGAAGTTTCTCTTTTATATAGAAATTCAACGCTTTCTGGAAATACTCGGAAGTTTAGTATCTTCCGGAATTCCGATAGTAGAAGCAATTCCTGTAGCAGCCGGAGCTGTTAAAAATAGTTACATTGCCGGATTAATATTTGAGGTTAAAGAAGAAATTAAAAAAGGAATTCCTTTTCACAGAAGTTTCTCTTCTGCTTTTCCGAGAAGCTACAGTTTAGTTATTCACCTTATTAAGACAGGGGAGGAAACCGGTTTATTTGGCGAAATGCTCCTCAGAGCATCCCACTTTATACAGGAAGAGATAAAGATTAAACTCAATAACTTGACATCGCTCTTAGAGCCTGCTATGATGCTGCTTGTAGGTTTGATAATCGGTTTTATAGTGTACTCGCTCCTGCTCCCTGTGGTGAGCATAAGCACCATTACGGGAATAAGAGGATAG
- a CDS encoding PDZ domain-containing protein: MQKSADLLVASCVLFLSYSLAQLASAVATFGLKPCYKIDFPSTSVSSKKEKLISSLEKPGFFSSGEKKVEEVREVESQGEEVYSLDNYVLKGTIVCSQCEHSIAILKEKKSGKSLTVTSGQKVDGFRVVAVYPDRVVLKGKGRTVVLKLFEKKFNRSSSLLDSKQGERNVFKVERREIIDEISSGNFLKYISIIPWKNPEGLKVTYVNRRSFIYKLGLRPGDVITSINDVHIKTPEDSFSAFEQLKNSDTVTITVVRHGREIKLHYELE, encoded by the coding sequence ATGCAGAAAAGCGCTGATTTGCTTGTTGCTTCTTGTGTACTTTTTCTCTCCTACAGCTTGGCTCAACTTGCTTCTGCTGTAGCCACATTTGGGTTAAAGCCTTGTTACAAGATTGATTTTCCTTCTACTTCTGTTTCTTCAAAAAAAGAAAAGCTTATTTCTTCCTTAGAAAAGCCCGGTTTCTTTAGCTCAGGTGAGAAGAAAGTAGAGGAAGTGCGCGAAGTTGAAAGTCAGGGGGAAGAAGTTTATTCACTTGATAACTATGTCCTCAAAGGGACTATAGTCTGTAGCCAGTGTGAACACAGTATAGCCATTCTTAAAGAGAAAAAAAGCGGTAAGAGTCTAACTGTAACTTCAGGTCAAAAGGTAGATGGCTTTAGAGTAGTTGCAGTCTACCCAGACAGAGTTGTTCTAAAGGGTAAAGGAAGGACGGTTGTTCTAAAGCTCTTTGAGAAGAAGTTTAACCGAAGTTCCAGTCTTCTGGATTCTAAGCAGGGGGAAAGAAACGTTTTTAAAGTGGAGAGAAGGGAAATAATAGATGAAATATCCTCCGGCAACTTTCTCAAGTATATAAGCATCATTCCTTGGAAAAACCCCGAAGGTTTAAAGGTTACTTACGTTAACCGCAGGAGTTTCATCTACAAGCTGGGACTGCGTCCCGGGGATGTTATAACTTCTATAAACGACGTCCATATAAAGACGCCGGAGGATTCCTTCTCCGCCTTTGAGCAGCTTAAAAACTCTGATACTGTAACTATAACGGTGGTAAGGCATGGCAGGGAGATTAAGCTCCACTACGAGCTTGAGTAG
- a CDS encoding CBS domain-containing protein — protein sequence MESVITTHKNMDLDSLGAVVAAKKLFPEATVVLPDAKGSDVIKLLSENPDLLEFVGESSFKGKIKKLIVVDTDSLERIPKSVASGLSPDSEVIVYDHHSPVFSQVEEADVHYKHSGSVTSLMVLLLKGKGIIPSPLEASVMLTGIYADTGSFRFPTTSPLDFVAAAYLLALGARLEFVKKYLPLEMSDRELDVLKVLKDNLVVTEVHGNRIGITYARFDSYVGEVAHLVSKLLEITGLPALLAAVETQGATFLIGRSQTEKVDVSKVVGRFGGGGHPEAASATVKGKTAFEVLEELRRVLYEEVEPLRRAADIMTSPPITVKAGASVKEARALLMKNSINAAPVVDREGKIVGIVSRALLDKAVYMGLEEERVSDVMERDFFSVSPETSLDEVEEIIVERHQTFVPVVEKGRPVGVITRTDILMNLYRNELADISRFYEKRASLSPRFKNVAAKLKEVLPEELFNLIKEIGKFADERKVNAYIIGGFVRDLIIGRKNFDVDIVIEGDATVFAKELAKRFGAKVHTYERFKTATVVFKGGKRIDFASARTEVYRAPGALPEVDMAPLKKDLMRRDFTINTLAIKINEKEFGKLIDFFGGLKDIKDKKIRVLHSLSFVEDPTRILRALRFATRYRFELGKHTERLLKIAVQRKLFKTVEGQRIYHELKQIFLEDNPLRVMNKLEKYRIISSLFPSISWDRFKKDLFERIRKVIIWHKLNFPEKETKYHILYFGALFLREPLNRVEKYIKELAVPQKEAELLFQILKNSLPLIKKVRLAGKNSEVYELLQNLPEEFLLFLAALPQDEETRNRVLNYLKSWRFIKPLVNGEDLKSMGLKPGPVFKKILSKLKYAIIDGELPNDREEQLTRAKELVDAEKR from the coding sequence ATGGAATCCGTAATAACAACCCACAAGAATATGGACTTAGACTCCCTTGGGGCAGTAGTTGCAGCAAAGAAGCTCTTTCCTGAGGCTACGGTAGTTTTACCGGACGCCAAGGGAAGTGACGTTATTAAACTCCTTTCTGAAAACCCAGACCTTTTGGAGTTTGTAGGGGAGAGCTCCTTTAAGGGAAAGATTAAGAAGTTAATCGTTGTTGATACCGATTCCTTAGAGAGAATTCCTAAGAGCGTTGCCTCAGGGCTTTCTCCAGATTCAGAGGTTATCGTCTACGACCACCACTCCCCCGTTTTCTCTCAGGTAGAGGAGGCTGATGTTCACTACAAGCACTCTGGCTCTGTAACTTCTTTGATGGTTCTCCTCCTTAAAGGAAAGGGAATAATCCCTTCTCCCTTAGAAGCTTCCGTTATGTTAACTGGGATTTACGCTGATACGGGAAGTTTTAGGTTTCCTACGACTTCTCCCCTTGACTTTGTTGCCGCTGCCTACCTCCTTGCCCTTGGAGCTCGCTTGGAGTTTGTAAAGAAGTACCTTCCCCTTGAGATGTCAGACAGAGAGCTTGACGTCCTGAAGGTTTTAAAGGATAACCTCGTAGTTACGGAAGTTCACGGCAACCGCATAGGCATTACCTACGCCCGGTTTGATTCCTACGTTGGAGAGGTTGCCCACCTTGTCAGTAAGCTCCTTGAAATTACGGGACTTCCGGCCCTTTTAGCGGCTGTAGAAACTCAGGGGGCTACCTTCCTTATAGGTAGGTCTCAGACCGAAAAGGTTGATGTTTCTAAGGTGGTAGGCCGTTTCGGTGGAGGAGGACACCCAGAGGCCGCCTCGGCTACGGTGAAGGGAAAAACAGCTTTTGAGGTTTTAGAGGAGCTCCGAAGAGTCCTCTACGAGGAGGTAGAGCCCCTTAGAAGAGCTGCCGATATCATGACCTCACCTCCGATTACGGTGAAAGCAGGAGCAAGTGTAAAAGAGGCGAGAGCTCTCCTAATGAAGAACAGCATAAACGCCGCTCCAGTTGTTGATAGAGAAGGAAAGATTGTTGGAATTGTAAGTAGAGCTCTCCTTGATAAGGCCGTCTACATGGGACTTGAAGAGGAAAGGGTTTCTGACGTTATGGAAAGGGACTTTTTCTCCGTATCGCCAGAGACTTCCCTTGACGAGGTTGAAGAAATCATCGTTGAAAGACATCAAACCTTTGTCCCGGTAGTTGAGAAAGGCCGCCCGGTTGGAGTCATAACGAGAACCGATATCCTTATGAACCTCTACAGGAATGAATTAGCGGATATTTCCCGTTTTTACGAAAAAAGGGCGAGTCTATCACCTCGCTTTAAAAACGTTGCTGCGAAGTTAAAGGAAGTCCTTCCTGAAGAGCTCTTTAACCTCATCAAGGAGATAGGTAAGTTTGCAGATGAGAGGAAGGTTAACGCTTACATAATTGGCGGTTTTGTCAGGGATTTAATCATCGGAAGGAAGAACTTTGACGTTGACATCGTTATAGAGGGGGATGCGACAGTTTTTGCCAAAGAGCTTGCTAAACGTTTTGGTGCAAAAGTTCACACCTATGAAAGGTTTAAAACTGCAACGGTCGTTTTTAAGGGAGGGAAGAGAATAGACTTTGCTTCTGCAAGGACGGAAGTTTACAGAGCTCCCGGAGCTCTCCCAGAAGTTGATATGGCACCATTAAAGAAAGATTTAATGAGGAGGGACTTTACGATAAACACTTTGGCCATAAAGATAAACGAGAAGGAGTTTGGAAAACTCATAGACTTTTTCGGTGGACTTAAAGACATAAAGGACAAGAAAATAAGGGTTCTCCACTCCCTTTCCTTTGTTGAAGACCCGACGAGGATTTTAAGAGCTCTCCGCTTTGCCACAAGGTACCGCTTTGAGCTTGGAAAGCACACAGAGAGGCTCCTTAAGATAGCCGTTCAGAGGAAACTGTTTAAAACGGTAGAGGGTCAGAGGATATACCACGAGCTTAAGCAGATATTCCTTGAAGATAACCCTCTAAGGGTAATGAACAAGCTGGAAAAGTACAGAATAATTTCTTCACTTTTCCCCTCAATCTCTTGGGACAGATTTAAGAAAGATCTCTTTGAAAGAATTAGGAAAGTAATTATCTGGCATAAGCTTAACTTTCCGGAGAAGGAGACTAAGTACCATATCCTTTACTTCGGAGCTCTCTTCTTAAGAGAACCTTTAAACCGTGTTGAAAAGTACATAAAAGAGCTTGCCGTTCCGCAGAAAGAGGCAGAGCTCCTATTCCAGATTCTTAAAAATTCCCTGCCTCTCATCAAAAAGGTAAGGCTTGCAGGGAAAAATAGTGAAGTTTACGAACTTCTGCAGAACCTTCCTGAAGAGTTTTTACTTTTCTTGGCAGCACTTCCACAGGATGAAGAGACCAGAAACAGGGTTCTCAACTACCTTAAAAGCTGGCGATTTATAAAACCCCTTGTAAACGGTGAAGACCTTAAAAGTATGGGGCTTAAGCCGGGACCTGTCTTTAAGAAGATTCTAAGTAAGCTAAAATATGCAATTATAGATGGAGAGTTACCCAATGACAGGGAAGAACAGCTTACACGAGCTAAGGAGCTTGTAGATGCAGAAAAGCGCTGA